A portion of the Fusobacterium nucleatum genome contains these proteins:
- a CDS encoding ABC transporter substrate-binding protein produces MKKKVLLGIFLALISVGILMSCGTEKEKEAVLTEAQANGGHMNIALYWFGETLDPAENWDGWTLTRAAVGETLVTVDENLQLVGQLADSWENVDETTWKFHIRQGVTFQNGNPLTPEAVKSSIERTIKINERGENALKLASIDVEGEYVVIKTKEPYGAFLANISDPMFIIVDTSVDTSKFKETPICTGPYMVTSFKPATSFETVAYENYWGGKPALDSVTVFDIEDDNTRALSLQSGDVDMAQGIRAGDIALFTDNKDYIVKSTTGTRIEFLVMNIEKAPFNDKNLRLAMNSAVDYDTIAKVVGGGAVAAKAPFPASAPYGYDELNKQTFDLEKAKNLLAEAGYKDTNNDGYVDKNGKNLEVNIYGTAGGNTRANSTAAELLESQLKTAGIKVNIKIAENLDEIKKNGEFDILFQNWQTVSTGDSQWFLDNAFKTGGSGNYGKYSNKQLDDLINKLATTFDVKERQKITKEASQIIIDEGYGTYLISQANVNVSNNKVENMGNFPIDYYFLTVNTKIKK; encoded by the coding sequence GTGAAGAAAAAAGTATTATTAGGAATTTTTTTGGCTCTTATTTCAGTTGGAATCTTAATGAGTTGTGGAACTGAAAAAGAAAAAGAAGCAGTATTAACAGAAGCACAAGCTAATGGTGGACATATGAATATTGCTCTTTATTGGTTTGGAGAAACATTAGATCCTGCTGAAAATTGGGATGGTTGGACATTAACAAGAGCTGCTGTTGGAGAAACATTAGTAACTGTTGATGAAAATTTACAATTAGTTGGACAATTAGCAGATTCTTGGGAAAATGTTGATGAAACAACTTGGAAATTTCATATTCGCCAAGGAGTAACTTTTCAAAATGGAAATCCTTTAACTCCAGAAGCAGTAAAATCTTCTATTGAAAGAACTATAAAAATAAATGAAAGAGGAGAAAATGCTTTAAAATTAGCTAGCATAGATGTAGAAGGAGAATATGTAGTTATAAAAACAAAAGAACCTTATGGAGCATTTTTAGCAAATATATCTGATCCTATGTTCATAATAGTTGACACAAGTGTTGATACTTCTAAATTTAAAGAAACTCCTATTTGTACAGGTCCATATATGGTAACTTCATTTAAACCAGCTACTTCATTTGAAACAGTTGCTTATGAAAATTATTGGGGTGGAAAACCTGCACTTGACAGTGTAACTGTGTTTGATATAGAAGATGACAATACAAGAGCTCTTTCTTTGCAATCAGGAGATGTTGATATGGCTCAAGGTATAAGAGCTGGAGATATTGCTTTATTTACTGATAATAAAGATTATATTGTTAAATCAACAACAGGAACTCGTATAGAATTTCTAGTTATGAATATAGAAAAAGCACCTTTTAATGATAAAAATCTTCGTCTTGCTATGAATTCAGCAGTGGATTATGATACTATTGCAAAAGTTGTTGGTGGAGGAGCTGTTGCAGCTAAAGCACCATTCCCAGCTAGTGCACCTTATGGTTATGATGAACTTAATAAACAAACTTTTGATTTAGAAAAAGCTAAAAATCTTTTAGCTGAAGCAGGTTATAAAGATACAAATAATGATGGCTATGTTGATAAAAATGGAAAAAACCTTGAAGTTAATATTTATGGAACTGCTGGTGGAAATACTAGAGCAAACTCAACAGCAGCAGAACTTTTAGAATCTCAATTAAAAACAGCAGGAATAAAAGTTAATATAAAAATAGCTGAAAATCTTGATGAAATTAAAAAGAATGGAGAATTTGATATTTTATTCCAAAACTGGCAAACAGTTTCAACAGGAGATTCTCAATGGTTCTTAGATAATGCTTTTAAAACAGGTGGAAGTGGAAACTATGGTAAATATAGCAATAAACAATTAGATGATTTAATAAATAAACTTGCTACTACATTTGATGTAAAAGAACGTCAAAAAATAACAAAGGAAGCTAGCCAAATCATAATAGATGAAGGTTATGGAACATATTTGATAAGTCAAGCTAATGTAAATGTATCTAATAATAAAGTAGAAAATATGGGTAATTTCCCAATAGATTATTATTTCTTGACAGTAAATACAAAAATTAAAAAATAG
- the nikB gene encoding nickel ABC transporter permease: MIKYIIKRIFYLIPILVGVTFLTFLMLYLAPSDPISMKYTSMATVGDSKYIEEKKEEMGLNDSFLKQYVRWSKNVLSGDFGISTKYNVPVKDEIAKRLPKTLALTGTSVLITIFLAFPFGIISAQYKNKLVDYIIRFFSFTGISIPSFWLGLMLMYFFSVKFKLLPIIGSKGIKSLILPSITLSVWLVAVYIRRIRACILEEINKDYVVALKSKGISYSKIMFFHILPNSLLTIVTMFGMSIGSILGGTTIIETIFEYRGLGKMAADAITNRDYFLMQGYVIWTAIIYVVINLLVDILYKYLNPRIKIGDES; encoded by the coding sequence TTGATAAAATATATAATAAAAAGAATTTTCTACTTAATTCCTATATTGGTTGGAGTAACTTTCCTAACTTTTTTAATGTTATATTTAGCTCCTTCGGATCCAATATCAATGAAATATACATCAATGGCAACTGTTGGAGATTCAAAATATATAGAAGAAAAAAAAGAAGAAATGGGTTTAAATGATAGTTTTTTAAAACAATATGTAAGATGGTCTAAAAATGTTTTATCTGGTGATTTTGGAATATCTACTAAATATAATGTACCAGTAAAAGATGAAATAGCAAAAAGACTTCCAAAAACATTAGCCTTAACTGGAACATCTGTTCTTATAACAATTTTTCTAGCCTTTCCCTTTGGGATAATATCAGCTCAATATAAAAATAAATTGGTAGATTATATTATAAGATTTTTTTCATTTACAGGAATTTCTATTCCCAGTTTTTGGTTGGGATTGATGTTAATGTATTTTTTTTCAGTAAAATTTAAACTTTTACCCATTATTGGAAGTAAGGGAATAAAAAGCCTTATCCTTCCATCAATAACACTTTCAGTATGGTTAGTTGCTGTATATATAAGAAGAATAAGAGCTTGTATACTTGAAGAAATAAATAAAGACTATGTTGTTGCTTTAAAATCAAAAGGAATTTCATATTCAAAAATAATGTTCTTTCATATATTGCCGAATTCTTTACTCACAATAGTTACAATGTTTGGAATGTCAATAGGTTCTATATTAGGTGGAACAACAATAATTGAAACAATATTTGAATATCGTGGACTTGGAAAAATGGCAGCTGATGCCATAACTAACAGAGATTATTTTCTAATGCAAGGTTATGTGATATGGACAGCTATAATCTATGTTGTAATAAATCTTCTTGTGGATATTCTCTATAAATATCTTAATCCTAGAATTAAGATAGGAGATGAGAGCTGA
- a CDS encoding ABC transporter ATP-binding protein: MKEDLLIIENISKTFKVGKNKELKALKNVNIRLKKGECIGIVGESGCGKSTLARIVVGIEKKTSGKIIFDNEEIEGISETKDIQMIFQNPLSSFNPRMKIVDYMWEPLRNYFKLSKKDSIPLIKKSLIDVSLDENALEKYPHEFSGGQLQRITIARAIIIKPKLIVCDEITSALDVSVQKQILELLKKLQKDLSLSYLFIGHDLAVVQDISQKIVVMYMGEIIEELNSIDLKSKAKHPYTKLLLNSIFEVDKI; encoded by the coding sequence ATGAAAGAAGATTTATTGATTATAGAAAATATTTCAAAGACATTTAAAGTTGGTAAAAATAAAGAATTAAAAGCTCTTAAAAATGTAAATATAAGATTAAAGAAAGGTGAATGTATAGGAATTGTTGGAGAATCTGGCTGTGGAAAATCTACTTTAGCTAGAATAGTAGTTGGAATAGAGAAGAAAACATCTGGCAAAATTATCTTTGATAATGAAGAAATTGAAGGTATTTCAGAAACAAAAGATATTCAAATGATATTTCAAAATCCTCTTTCATCTTTCAATCCTCGTATGAAGATTGTAGATTATATGTGGGAGCCACTTAGAAATTATTTTAAATTATCTAAAAAAGATAGTATTCCTCTTATAAAAAAATCTTTAATAGATGTTAGTTTAGATGAAAATGCCTTGGAAAAATACCCTCATGAGTTTTCAGGAGGACAGCTGCAAAGAATTACAATAGCTAGAGCAATAATAATAAAACCTAAATTAATAGTTTGTGATGAAATTACAAGTGCATTAGATGTTTCAGTTCAAAAACAAATATTGGAACTCTTAAAAAAATTACAAAAAGATTTAAGCTTATCATATCTATTTATTGGTCATGATTTAGCAGTTGTTCAAGATATTAGTCAAAAGATAGTTGTTATGTATATGGGAGAAATTATTGAAGAATTAAATTCTATTGATTTGAAAAGTAAAGCAAAACATCCTTATACAAAATTACTTTTAAATTCTATTTTTGAAGTTGATAAAATATAA
- the nikC gene encoding nickel transporter permease codes for MKNKKIDYKFFIILTLAILIILITIFANYLAPFNPDYQNYEAISQAPNSIYLLGTDYVGRDILSRILYGGRYSLLIALLVTFLIAFIGIVIGLISGYLGGVVDIIIMRIVDMIMSFPYIVFVIAVVTIFGGGLKNLILAMTLISWTNYARVTRAMVISLKNNDFINQAKLSGASNIRIMYKYLAPNVLPYLIVLTTQDIANNLLTLSSLSLLGIGVQPPTAEWGLMLSEGKKYIQTAPWILFFPGIAIFICVIVFNLLGDSLRDILDPKE; via the coding sequence ATGAAAAATAAAAAGATTGATTATAAGTTTTTTATAATTTTAACATTAGCTATTCTTATAATTTTAATTACAATTTTTGCAAATTATTTAGCTCCCTTTAATCCTGATTATCAAAATTATGAAGCTATATCCCAAGCTCCAAATTCTATTTACTTATTAGGAACAGATTATGTTGGTAGAGATATTTTATCAAGAATATTATATGGAGGTAGATATTCTTTACTCATTGCCTTGTTAGTAACTTTTTTAATTGCTTTCATAGGAATTGTTATAGGACTTATATCTGGTTATTTAGGAGGAGTAGTTGATATTATCATTATGAGAATAGTTGATATGATAATGTCTTTTCCATATATAGTTTTTGTAATAGCAGTAGTAACAATTTTTGGTGGAGGATTAAAAAATTTAATTTTAGCTATGACATTAATTAGTTGGACCAACTATGCAAGGGTTACAAGGGCTATGGTAATATCCTTAAAAAATAATGATTTTATAAATCAAGCTAAATTAAGTGGAGCTAGTAATATTAGAATTATGTATAAATATTTAGCTCCTAATGTTTTACCTTATTTAATTGTTTTAACAACACAGGATATTGCAAATAACCTTTTAACTTTATCAAGTTTATCCCTTTTAGGAATAGGAGTACAGCCTCCAACAGCAGAATGGGGACTAATGTTAAGTGAAGGTAAAAAATATATTCAAACAGCTCCTTGGATATTATTTTTTCCAGGAATAGCTATATTTATTTGTGTAATTGTTTTTAATTTACTTGGGGATAGTTTAAGAGATATTCTTGACCCTAAAGAGTAA
- a CDS encoding L-serine ammonia-lyase, iron-sulfur-dependent, subunit alpha translates to MDTLKELFKIGAGPSSSHTIGPERATKRVKEKFPNADSYIVELWGSLAATGKGHYTDKIIIETFKPIPVEIIWKPEFVHELHTNGMKFIALDKDKKQIGEWIVFSVGGGTIRDYDELMDKSPKKEVYPLNSMKEIVKWCKDNKKQLWQYVEECEGPSIWQHLRYIDQAMTDAVKRGLEKSGDVPGPFKYPKRAREMYEKALSKRASLIFTNKVFAYALAVSEENASMGQVVTAPTCGASGVIPGVLRGMKEEYELVEKHILRGLAIAGLIGNLVKYNATISGAEGGCQAEVGTACSMAAAMATYFMGGNTDQIEYAAESAMEHHLGMTCDPVGGYVIIPCIERNAICAVRAINTATYCMSTDGKHTISFDEVIKTMKETGKDMCSAYKETSDGGLAKYYDRILVDSKE, encoded by the coding sequence ATGGATACATTAAAAGAATTATTTAAAATTGGTGCAGGACCTTCAAGTTCGCATACAATAGGACCTGAAAGAGCTACAAAAAGAGTAAAAGAAAAGTTTCCTAATGCAGATAGTTATATAGTTGAGCTTTGGGGAAGTTTAGCTGCAACTGGAAAAGGACACTATACAGATAAAATAATTATAGAAACATTTAAACCAATTCCAGTTGAAATAATTTGGAAACCCGAATTTGTCCATGAATTACATACCAATGGAATGAAATTTATTGCTCTTGATAAAGATAAAAAACAAATTGGAGAATGGATAGTATTTTCTGTTGGTGGAGGAACTATAAGAGATTATGATGAACTTATGGATAAATCACCTAAAAAAGAAGTTTATCCTTTAAATTCTATGAAAGAAATTGTTAAATGGTGTAAAGATAATAAAAAACAACTATGGCAATATGTTGAAGAATGTGAAGGTCCTTCTATATGGCAACATTTAAGATACATAGATCAAGCTATGACTGATGCAGTAAAAAGAGGTTTAGAAAAAAGTGGAGATGTTCCTGGACCTTTTAAGTATCCAAAAAGAGCTAGAGAAATGTATGAGAAGGCTTTATCTAAAAGAGCTTCATTAATTTTTACAAATAAAGTTTTTGCCTATGCTTTAGCAGTATCAGAAGAAAATGCTAGTATGGGACAAGTTGTAACTGCTCCAACTTGTGGTGCATCTGGAGTTATCCCTGGTGTATTAAGAGGAATGAAAGAAGAATACGAATTAGTTGAAAAGCATATTTTAAGAGGTTTGGCTATTGCTGGACTTATTGGAAATTTAGTTAAATACAATGCAACTATTTCAGGAGCTGAAGGAGGTTGCCAAGCAGAAGTTGGAACAGCATGCTCAATGGCAGCAGCTATGGCAACATATTTTATGGGGGGAAATACTGACCAAATAGAATATGCAGCTGAAAGTGCTATGGAACATCATTTAGGTATGACTTGTGACCCCGTTGGAGGTTATGTGATTATTCCTTGTATAGAGAGAAATGCTATCTGTGCTGTAAGAGCAATAAATACAGCAACTTATTGTATGTCTACTGATGGAAAACATACTATCAGTTTTGATGAAGTTATTAAGACTATGAAAGAAACTGGAAAAGATATGTGTTCTGCATATAAAGAAACTTCTGATGGTGGACTTGCAAAATACTATGATAGAATTTTGGTGGATAGTAAAGAATAA
- a CDS encoding NUDIX hydrolase, translating into MEKFAVPCVAAIIEKIVNNEKYILIQTRQKEDGVETNGMLEIPAGKIREYENIFEALKREVKEETGLTITKILGEDRQVSNLIDGNEVISYTPYCVTQNLSGVYSIILNTFLCEAEGELLSETNESQNIHWMKIEDLKKILKNNPEKIFLLHINALQKYFKK; encoded by the coding sequence ATGGAAAAATTTGCTGTTCCCTGTGTAGCTGCAATTATAGAAAAAATTGTAAATAATGAAAAATATATTCTAATACAAACAAGACAAAAGGAAGATGGTGTAGAAACTAATGGAATGTTAGAGATTCCTGCTGGAAAAATAAGAGAATATGAAAACATTTTTGAAGCTTTAAAAAGAGAAGTTAAAGAAGAAACAGGATTGACTATAACAAAAATTTTAGGAGAAGATAGGCAAGTATCAAATTTAATAGATGGTAATGAAGTTATTTCATATACTCCTTATTGCGTAACACAAAATCTTTCTGGGGTATATTCCATCATTCTAAATACTTTTTTATGTGAAGCTGAGGGAGAATTATTATCTGAAACAAATGAGAGTCAGAATATTCATTGGATGAAAATTGAAGATCTTAAAAAAATTTTAAAAAATAATCCTGAAAAAATATTTTTATTACATATTAATGCTTTACAAAAATATTTTAAAAAATAA
- a CDS encoding GNAT family N-acetyltransferase: MKIELMKITLKDTKEIWEMQVKAFKELLDKYQDFETNPASEPISNIEMRLKQNFTFFYFICVDNKKVGAIRIIDYKEKYKNKRISPIFILPEYRNKGIAQSAIKICEEIHGNNNWELSTILQEKGNCYLYEKLGYHSTGKTQVINDRLTLIFYEK, translated from the coding sequence ATGAAAATAGAATTAATGAAAATAACTTTAAAAGATACAAAAGAAATTTGGGAAATGCAAGTAAAAGCATTCAAGGAATTACTTGATAAATATCAAGATTTTGAAACTAATCCTGCAAGTGAACCTATTTCAAATATTGAAATGAGACTAAAACAAAATTTTACATTTTTTTATTTTATTTGTGTAGATAATAAAAAAGTTGGAGCTATAAGAATTATAGACTATAAAGAAAAATATAAAAATAAAAGAATTTCACCTATATTTATTCTTCCAGAATATAGAAATAAAGGAATAGCTCAATCTGCAATAAAAATTTGTGAAGAAATTCATGGAAACAATAACTGGGAGTTAAGTACAATCTTGCAAGAAAAAGGAAACTGTTATTTATATGAAAAATTAGGATATCATTCTACTGGAAAGACACAAGTTATTAATGATAGACTTACTTTAATTTTTTATGAAAAATAG
- a CDS encoding DUF1007 family protein, with the protein MKFIYNIILFFIISIYTYSHPHVFFDANIEVKIENQKLQGIELQLNLDELNTRLNKRILKPDKEMNVEQENIVFLKHLFKHIRVKYNNKTYKEDDIIFEQAKLEDDSLEIYFFIPIDEKITKNSKLKIALYDTKYYYNYDYEKSSLKIDKNMKAKIKFFTNDKIKFYFNLVSPDEYEVSFE; encoded by the coding sequence ATGAAATTTATTTATAATATAATATTATTTTTTATCATTAGTATCTATACCTATTCTCATCCTCATGTTTTTTTTGATGCAAATATAGAAGTCAAGATAGAAAATCAAAAACTTCAAGGAATAGAATTACAACTAAATTTAGATGAATTAAATACAAGATTAAATAAAAGAATTTTAAAACCTGATAAAGAGATGAATGTTGAGCAAGAGAATATTGTATTTTTAAAACATTTATTTAAACATATAAGAGTTAAATACAATAACAAAACTTATAAAGAAGATGATATAATTTTTGAACAAGCCAAATTAGAGGATGATAGTTTAGAAATATATTTTTTTATTCCGATTGACGAAAAAATAACAAAAAATTCTAAATTAAAAATAGCTTTATATGACACAAAATATTACTATAACTATGATTATGAAAAATCATCATTAAAGATTGATAAGAATATGAAGGCTAAGATAAAATTTTTTACAAATGATAAAATAAAATTTTATTTTAATTTGGTAAGTCCAGATGAATATGAGGTGAGTTTTGAATGA